A section of the Humulus lupulus chromosome 2, drHumLupu1.1, whole genome shotgun sequence genome encodes:
- the LOC133816035 gene encoding uncharacterized protein LOC133816035, with product MAFCIHRTHLDTSVGTTSKAFQASTTMPPSAPLTPQHCQQLITILNQQMTQATTPSPSNPTTENSSTLNHFLDPTQHITIGIAKKLHNLYVLPSSSASSSSIHCNSCTNVNQWHSCLGHPSLLITKSINKTLHFSDSSSSNPCSICHLGKKKLHFISNNNFAPKSF from the exons ATGGCCTTCTGCATACACAG AACTCATCTTGACACCTCTGTTGGTACAACATCAAAGGCCTTTCAAGCTTCAACTACCATGCCTCCCTCAGCACCTTTAACCCCTCAGCACTGCCAACAGTTGATCACAATTTTGAATCAGCAAATGACTCAGGCTACTACACCATCCCCCTCCAACCCCACGACTGAAAACTCCTCTACCCTGAATCATTTTTTG GATCCTACACAGCATATAACGATTGGGATTGCTAAAAAGCTCCACAATCTTTATGTTCTTCCAAGCTCTTCAGCTTCATCATCCTCTATACATTGTAATAGTTGTACAAATGTAAACCAATGGCACTCATGCCTTGGCCATCCATCTTTGTTAATCACAAAAAGTATCAATAAAACTTTACATTTTTCAGATTCTTCTTCTTCAAACCCATGTTCTATTTGTCatcttggaaaaaaaaaactgcatTTTATTTCCAACAACAACTTTGCCCCCAAATCCTTTTGA
- the LOC133817817 gene encoding WPP domain-interacting tail-anchored protein 1 isoform X1, translating to MDFNDAHVPSVSADHGYTLDQETDMGKVDFADRILVNGELKNAGEFLTQLELDLACTSEKIVNTNVLMMHVATRENDFEAFAAEKEHSSDDSLEKALEFDFLSGVLESEVSELDGFMAVLQSGVFNARALLSSCSNAGETFKELEEKLHDCEQSFKQSLDQFSEIQTHSMYLQRALSCFDRQENGNGHKILEEDQIFNANAEIKMQTAEQQRHILRMLEKSLAREMDLEKKMTELRQVEEELNQRLVSSEQEVYCMGDETEDVWERLFEADNMAVVSMGILKELLGRLQILQLSLNSSAQQETQLRSKLEGSEEELKAKENSLSKLESSNAKFNDLLVAQTNELKSNLRDAEDKLILANSEAFTLGEKVSLLEKELKESEFLLLNAKSSADGSREELNALCCRINEMGNVIADSEERISKAESRAENAETKCKLLTETNMELNEELGLLKSGAGASDKVDSLERQLRESDLQLQCAIASAEASQEKQNLLYSTIADMENLIEDLKLKVLKFENRADSAEDKCIILSESHAELNEELNFLRGRLESLEAVLQQTDETKMTAAEGISFQTKVITNLVMQLAFEREHLHKQISSLATENKILGMKLQESNEHVVMRHDYRGHDKEFMRPKDDLSTATGSEVKEEDTVVSTISSKVEKTQKSVFSGENEVDAVPGPETVRRIDAGILNFKQVFLAMLVMLISATAFYSFQLQKCQL from the exons ATGGATTTTAATGATGCTCATGTACCTAGTGTTTCTGCTGATCATGGCTATACTCTTGACCAAGAGACAGATATGGGTAAGGTTGACTTTGCTGACAGAATTTTGGTGAATGGGGAGTTAAAGAATGCTGGGGAGTTTTTAACACAGCTAGAGCTTGATTTAGCATGCACTTCTGAGAAGATAGTCAACACAAATGTTCTAATGATGCATGTGGCAACAAGGGAAAATGACTTTGAAGCTTTTGCTGCGGAGAAAGAGCATTCATCAGATGATTCTTTAGAGAAAGCTTTGGAATTTGATTTCTTATCTGGAGTTTTGGAATCAGAGGTGAGCGAATTGGATGGATTCATGGCTGTACTTCAATCGGGAGTTTTCAATGCTCGAGCGTTACTATCTTCATGTTCAAATGCGGGAGAAACTTTTAAAGAATTAGAAGAAAAGTTACACGATTGTGAACAATCTTTTAAGCAGTCATTAGACCAGTTTTCTGAAATTCAGACACACTCGATGTACTTGCAGAGAGCTTTATCATGTTTCGATCGACAAGAGAATG GGAATGGCCACAAAATTTTAGAGGAGGatcagatttttaatgcaaatgCAGAAATAAAAATGCAAACTGCTGAACAACAAAGACATATTTTGAGGATGCTGGAGAAATCTTTGGCAAGAGAAATGGATCTTGAAAAGAAAATGACAGAATTAAGACAAGTTGAAGAAGAGCTAAATCAAAGGCTGGTCTCCTCAGAACAAGAAGTATATTGCATGGGAGATGAAACAGAAGATGTTTGGGAAAGATTGTTTGAGGCGGATAATATGGCTGTGGTTTCAATGGGAATTTTAAAAGAGCTGTTGGGTCGATTGCAGATACTCCAACTCAGTTTGAACAGTTCAGCTCAACAAGAGACTCAGCTAAGATCAAAGCTTGAAGGTTCCGAGGAAGAGCTGAAGGCTAAAGAAAATTCTTTGAGCAAGCTGGAAAGCAGCAATGCAAAATTTAATGACTTGCTTGTTGCACAGACAAATGAACTAAAATCCAACTTGAGAGACGCTGAAGATAAATTAATTCTTGCCAATTCAGAAGCCTTTACTTTAGGTGAAAAGGTCAGCTTGCTTGAGAAAGAGCTGAAGGAATCTGAGTTTCTGCTGCTGAATGCCAAGTCTTCTGCAGATGGTAGTCGGGAAGAGCTTAATGCTCTATGTTGCAGAATCAATGAAATGGGAAATGTTATTGCAGATTCTGAAGAGAGGATATCTAAAGCAGAAAGTAGGGCTGAAAATGCTGAAACCAAGTGTAAATTATTAACAGAGACCAATATGGAGCTTAATGAAGAGCTGGGCCTTCTTAAGAGTGGTGCCGGTGCCTCTGACAAGGTTGATTCCCTTGAGAGGCAGTTAAGAGAGTCTGATCTTCAGCTACAATGTGCCATCGCATCTGCCGAAGCTAGTCAGGAGAAGCAAAACCTACTGTATTCTACAATAGCTGATATGGAGAATTTGATTGAGGATCTTAAGCTGAAggttttaaaatttgaaaatcgGGCTGATAGTGCAGAGGATAAGTGCATCATATTGTCTGAATCCCATGCAGAGCTAAATGAGGAATTGAACTTTCTGAGGGGACGATTGGAAAGCTTGGAAGCGGTTTTACAACAGACTGATGAAACAAAGATGACTGCTGCAGAGGGCATCAGTTTCCAGACCAAAGTCATTACAAATTTGGTTATGCAACTGGCTTTTGAACGAGAACACCTTCATAAACAG ATTTCTTCGTTGGCAACTGAAAATAAAATTTTGGGGATGAAGTTACAAGAAAGCAACGAGCATGTGGTTATGAGGCATGATTATAGAGGACATGATAAAGAATTTATGCGGCCAAAGGATGATTTGAGCACTGCTACTGGCTCAGAAGTTAAGGAAGAAGATACTGTGGTGTCTACTATCAGTTCTAAG GTGGAGAAGACTCAAAAAAGTGTCTTTTCGGGTGAGAATGAAGTAGATGCTGTGCCAGGACCAGAGACAGTGCGGAGAATAGATGCAGGAATCTTAAACTTTAAGCAAGTTTTCTTAGCAATGCTTGTTATGCTGATATCGGCAACTGCTTTTTATAGTTTTCAACTACAAAAATGCCAGTTGTGA
- the LOC133817817 gene encoding WPP domain-interacting tail-anchored protein 1 isoform X2 — translation MDFNDAHVPSVSADHGYTLDQETDMGKVDFADRILVNGELKNAGEFLTQLELDLACTSEKIVNTNVLMMHVATRENDFEAFAAEKEHSSDDSLEKALEFDFLSGVLESEVSELDGFMAVLQSGVFNARALLSSCSNAGETFKELEEKLHDCEQSFKQSLDQFSEIQTHSMYLQRALSCFDRQENGNGHKILEEDQIFNANAEIKMQTAEQQRHILRMLEKSLAREMDLEKKMTELRQVEEELNQRLVSSEQEVYCMGDETEDVWERLFEADNMAVVSMGILKELLGRLQILQLSLNSSAQQETQLRSKLEGSEEELKAKENSLSKLESSNAKFNDLLVAQTNELKSNLRDAEDKLILANSEAFTLGEKVSLLEKELKESEFLLLNAKSSADGSREELNALCCRINEMGNVIADSEERISKAESRAENAETKCKLLTETNMELNEELGLLKSGAGASDKVDSLERQLRESDLQLQCAIASAEASQEKQNLLYSTIADMENLIEDLKLKVLKFENRADSAEDKCIILSESHAELNEELNFLRGRLESLEAVLQQTDETKMTAAEGISFQTKVITNLVMQLAFEREHLHKQIQAEG, via the exons ATGGATTTTAATGATGCTCATGTACCTAGTGTTTCTGCTGATCATGGCTATACTCTTGACCAAGAGACAGATATGGGTAAGGTTGACTTTGCTGACAGAATTTTGGTGAATGGGGAGTTAAAGAATGCTGGGGAGTTTTTAACACAGCTAGAGCTTGATTTAGCATGCACTTCTGAGAAGATAGTCAACACAAATGTTCTAATGATGCATGTGGCAACAAGGGAAAATGACTTTGAAGCTTTTGCTGCGGAGAAAGAGCATTCATCAGATGATTCTTTAGAGAAAGCTTTGGAATTTGATTTCTTATCTGGAGTTTTGGAATCAGAGGTGAGCGAATTGGATGGATTCATGGCTGTACTTCAATCGGGAGTTTTCAATGCTCGAGCGTTACTATCTTCATGTTCAAATGCGGGAGAAACTTTTAAAGAATTAGAAGAAAAGTTACACGATTGTGAACAATCTTTTAAGCAGTCATTAGACCAGTTTTCTGAAATTCAGACACACTCGATGTACTTGCAGAGAGCTTTATCATGTTTCGATCGACAAGAGAATG GGAATGGCCACAAAATTTTAGAGGAGGatcagatttttaatgcaaatgCAGAAATAAAAATGCAAACTGCTGAACAACAAAGACATATTTTGAGGATGCTGGAGAAATCTTTGGCAAGAGAAATGGATCTTGAAAAGAAAATGACAGAATTAAGACAAGTTGAAGAAGAGCTAAATCAAAGGCTGGTCTCCTCAGAACAAGAAGTATATTGCATGGGAGATGAAACAGAAGATGTTTGGGAAAGATTGTTTGAGGCGGATAATATGGCTGTGGTTTCAATGGGAATTTTAAAAGAGCTGTTGGGTCGATTGCAGATACTCCAACTCAGTTTGAACAGTTCAGCTCAACAAGAGACTCAGCTAAGATCAAAGCTTGAAGGTTCCGAGGAAGAGCTGAAGGCTAAAGAAAATTCTTTGAGCAAGCTGGAAAGCAGCAATGCAAAATTTAATGACTTGCTTGTTGCACAGACAAATGAACTAAAATCCAACTTGAGAGACGCTGAAGATAAATTAATTCTTGCCAATTCAGAAGCCTTTACTTTAGGTGAAAAGGTCAGCTTGCTTGAGAAAGAGCTGAAGGAATCTGAGTTTCTGCTGCTGAATGCCAAGTCTTCTGCAGATGGTAGTCGGGAAGAGCTTAATGCTCTATGTTGCAGAATCAATGAAATGGGAAATGTTATTGCAGATTCTGAAGAGAGGATATCTAAAGCAGAAAGTAGGGCTGAAAATGCTGAAACCAAGTGTAAATTATTAACAGAGACCAATATGGAGCTTAATGAAGAGCTGGGCCTTCTTAAGAGTGGTGCCGGTGCCTCTGACAAGGTTGATTCCCTTGAGAGGCAGTTAAGAGAGTCTGATCTTCAGCTACAATGTGCCATCGCATCTGCCGAAGCTAGTCAGGAGAAGCAAAACCTACTGTATTCTACAATAGCTGATATGGAGAATTTGATTGAGGATCTTAAGCTGAAggttttaaaatttgaaaatcgGGCTGATAGTGCAGAGGATAAGTGCATCATATTGTCTGAATCCCATGCAGAGCTAAATGAGGAATTGAACTTTCTGAGGGGACGATTGGAAAGCTTGGAAGCGGTTTTACAACAGACTGATGAAACAAAGATGACTGCTGCAGAGGGCATCAGTTTCCAGACCAAAGTCATTACAAATTTGGTTATGCAACTGGCTTTTGAACGAGAACACCTTCATAAACAG ATCCAAGCAGAGGGGTGA